Genomic window (Acidobacteriota bacterium):
CAAGATCGCTATGGAGCGGGAAGCGGCGCAGCTCATCGCGCAGTACAAGCCGGAGTTCCTCAACCTGGAACCGTATATCGGCAAGCCCGCGGCCGCGCCCGCACCCGCGGCTGCCGGCAACGCGGGCGGGCCCGGATCCGAGGCGGGAGAAGCGGCGGAGAAAACGCCCCCGGCGCCGCCCGGCGGTTGATCAGTCGCCGGTTTCGCCGTCGGGTCCGCGGTGCAGCCGTTCGGCGTCGAGAAGACTGCGGGCCTTCTCTTCGATCACGAACGGCTGCGGCCGGTCGGGACGCCGGGCGAAGAGGCCCCCATCCGTCTCGCCGCCGACGATCAGCTCGAGGCTCCTCCCGTCGCGGTCCCCGAGCGTGAGCGCGATCCGCGCCAGCGGTTCCTCGAACGCCGCGCCGGCGCGCCCGGCATCGTCGACGAAGCGGACGATGGCGATTCCCGACAGGCCGTCCAGCCACGGATCGACCTTTTCGGGGGCGAGGTCGAAACCGTCCGGCTCGCGACAGACCCATTTCCGCGCAGGCTCGTACTCGCCGGCGTTTCGCTCCACGACGACCCTGCGGCCGTCCCTTTCGAGCGTGACCGATCGGACCTCGTAGGGGACGAAGTCGAGGGCCAGCCGCGAGCGGAGCTTCTCTGCGCCCGACGCGAGGTCCTCGATCAGATCCTCCGCCCGGAGTTCGAAGGGGGCCGGCCGTCCGGTCACCTTCGCGTACCTCGCCTCCCCGCCCGAGCGCGCTCCGCCGATGGCGAGCACCTCGGGTCCTTCACTCGATCCGTGGTCGATGGTCACGACCCACTCGGGGGCGGCGAGAACGGAATCGGCGCCGGGGTCGTCGACGAACCGCTCGGCGCGCAGGGCCGCCAGCGCGCCGGCGATGCGGGAGGCGGTGCTCTGGTCCGCTTCGTCCTCGACGGGGCTCGTGAGCCACCAGCGCCCCGAGTCCCGCTTGGCCAGCTCGAAGAGGGTCCGACCGTTCTTTTCGACCCTGATCGCCTTCATGTCGAGGGTCGAGAAGTGGAAGAGGTCCCGGTCGCGCAGCGATTCCGCCGGCCGCTCCACGGCCCTGGCCACGGCTTCGTCGACGACCGCGAGGCGGTCGTCCCCAGCAACCCTCACGTAGCGCACGCGGCCGGGGGCCGCCACGGTCCCGACCCGGAGCACGAAGCGCCGGGAGCCGGCGACCAGCGTCACCTGGGGCGCGGCGCCGCCCAGCCCCGTCGCCTCGTCGCCTCCCTTAATCTCCCCCGCGGGCACCCGGGTCCGGACGTGCGCTTCGATCAGGTCCCGGAGCAGCGCCTCCACCTCCCACGAGTCCGCGCGGTCATCCACCGGTTCCCGCAGGCGCCAGTCTTCTCCGGCGCGCTCGAGCACGAGCCGGCCCGAGGGCCTTTCGATCTCGATCCGGGAGACATCCTCGACCGCCAGGTACGGGACGAGACGACCCTCCTGTTCCCGCCGCTCGTCGGTGCCCGGCAGGCGGCGCTCCCACAGGAGCACGACCGCCGACGCCACGGCGGCGGCCGCGAACAGGAGGAGTGCCGTCCGTGGCCTCATCGGCTCCCTCCCGTCTCCCGCCGCCGCCACCAGACCCCGAGGCCTGCCGCCACCGCGGCCAGCGGAATCACCAGAACGAGAAGCGGGAGCAGCTCGAGATAGAGCTGGTCCGCGGTGAGAAAGAGGCGAGTCAGCGTCCGCTCCTTCGGCGGGATTCCGAGGCGCCGGTCTCCCTCGAGCAGCCATTCCGCCAGGTTCAGGGCGAGGGCCCGGTTGGAAAGCTGGTCGAGAGATCCGTTCAGGAGAAAGTCGACGTCTCCGGCGACGATCATCCTCCCGCCGCGGCCCGAGCGGCTGCCCGCTTCTTCTTCATCCCCCTGCGGTTCCGTGCCGCCGGCTTCCTCGC
Coding sequences:
- a CDS encoding DUF4340 domain-containing protein; amino-acid sequence: MRPRTALLLFAAAAVASAVVLLWERRLPGTDERREQEGRLVPYLAVEDVSRIEIERPSGRLVLERAGEDWRLREPVDDRADSWEVEALLRDLIEAHVRTRVPAGEIKGGDEATGLGGAAPQVTLVAGSRRFVLRVGTVAAPGRVRYVRVAGDDRLAVVDEAVARAVERPAESLRDRDLFHFSTLDMKAIRVEKNGRTLFELAKRDSGRWWLTSPVEDEADQSTASRIAGALAALRAERFVDDPGADSVLAAPEWVVTIDHGSSEGPEVLAIGGARSGGEARYAKVTGRPAPFELRAEDLIEDLASGAEKLRSRLALDFVPYEVRSVTLERDGRRVVVERNAGEYEPARKWVCREPDGFDLAPEKVDPWLDGLSGIAIVRFVDDAGRAGAAFEEPLARIALTLGDRDGRSLELIVGGETDGGLFARRPDRPQPFVIEEKARSLLDAERLHRGPDGETGD